In the Falco naumanni isolate bFalNau1 unplaced genomic scaffold, bFalNau1.pat scaffold_294_arrow_pat_ctg1, whole genome shotgun sequence genome, CGCCCGCCGGCACCGCCCCGCCCGCACCCGGAACCGGACCGACCCCCGGAGCCGGCCTGGGACCCCCGGGAACCGGCCCAGGATCCCCAGCCTGAGACCCCCGCCCAAGACCCCCCCCCGGAACCAGCCTGGGACCCCCGGGAACCGGCCCGGGACCCCCGGTCTGAGACCCCCGCCCAGGACCTCCTCAGAGCCAGCCTGGGACCCCCGGGAACTGGCCCAGGACTCCCGGTCTGAGACCCCCGCCCAAGACCCCCTCAGAACCAGCCTGGGACCCCCAGTCTGAAGCCCCCGGAACTAGCCTGGGACCCCCAGGAACCGGCCCACGATCCCCAGCCTGAGACCCCCGCCCAAGACCCCCCTGGAACCAGCCTGGGACCCCCGGAACCCTCAGAGCTGGGCCCTGAGCCCCTCGGCCTGAGCCCCCTGAGAGCCAGAGCCCCTCAGACCCTGCCCCGAGACTCCCAGCACCTGAGACCCCCAGGACCCCAGTGTGAGATCCTCAGACCCCAGGCCTGAGGCCCCTGGGAACCTGGCCCTGAGACCCCCCCTAAGGAGCCGGGCCCTGAGACCCCTGGGAGCCCCAGGAGCTGAGGCCTGAGACCCCCAGGACCCTTGAGACCCCCAGGACCTGAGACCCTCAAACCCCAGGACATCCGAGACCCCAGCACCCCTAGGACCCCCCAAGACTGCAGGACCTGAGACCCCAggacccctgggacccccaaGATCCCAAGACCTGAGACCCTCAAACCCCAGGACCCCTGAGACCCCCAGAACCCCAGTGTGAGATCCCCAGGCCTAAGGCCCCTGGGAACCTGGCCCTGAGACCCCCAGCCTGAGACCCCCCTAAGGAGCCGGGCCCTGAGACCCCTGGGAGCCCCAAGAGCTGGGGCCTGAGACTCTCAGGACCCCCGAGACCCCAGGACCCCCAAGACCCCAGGACCTGAGACCCTCAAACACCAGGACCCCTGAGACCCCAGGACCCCCATGCCCCTGGACCTTCCGACCCCTGTCACTCCAGGACTCCAAACCCCTGactcccccccaccctgccgcagcccccccgccccctggGGTGTGCTGTGGGGCGATGCTGGGGCGGGCCAGAggcccccaccccagccccccaggggGGCGGGCACAGGGCATTGGGGCGCATCTCCTGTGGCAGGGCCCAGCGCGGACGGCGGCATGGTGGGCTCTCCCCCAAAACGGggcaccccccctccccctcctcctctgcctcttcccaggtaggggtctgggggggggggggggggggacaggggatgGGGGGACGGGGGGGCTTAGGCTACGGGTGCGTGGTTTCAGGGGTCCTGCGGGTCCCCCCCAAATCGCAGCTCTTAACAGGGGGGAGCCGCACCGGCCCCCTGCAGTAGTGGTGACCCCCAAATGGTGGCCAGCCTGATGGGGGGTCAGCATGGTGGCCCAAAATGCAGCagaccccccgccccccccccccccccaaaaaaaacacctcctCATTTGCCCCCCCGGAACAGCCTGTCTGGTGTCCCTGGTGTTTCCTGTCAACAGCACCCAGCGGAGGAACCGAAACCCCCGGCGCTGGGGGTACTGGGGTGGGGTCCCATGGGACCCTCGCCCCCACGGGGGGTCCCAGGGTGCTGCGGTGACCCCCCCCTTTGGCTGCCACCCACAGGGTACTTCTGCTGGCCGTCCACCCCGCCGTGCCCAGGGGACAAATGCCTGGTGCCACCGACACCAGCCCCCTCCCGGCTGACCCCTGACCGCCTGATCGTGGAGAGCAACAGCAGCGCTGCGAccacctgccccccccagcGTGGTGACGGTGGAGGGGGTCCCCACCTCCCACACGGCCACCGTGGGGGACCACCTCAGCCTGGAGTGCCGCTTCCGTGCCCCCCCGGGGGCGCAGGTGGCCTGGTACCAGGTGTGCTCCCACCGCAACTGTAGCTTCCCCCAGACCCTGGTGgaccccagcccaggcaggcgGCGGCTGCGGATCGAGGAAGGCCACGGGACCCTCACCTTCCTCCACCTCACCCACAACGACAGCGGCCTCTACTACTGCCAGGTGGAGGCCGGAGGAAACACCGGGCAATCCTGCGGCACCTTCGTATGGGTGCATGGTGAGTGCTGGGGGGGCGTGGTGAAGGGGGGGAtgcggaggggctggggctgctgaccCCCTTTTCCCCACCACAGACCCCGTGGCTGTGCCCTTCCTCAACATCAAGGAGTCCACCAAGAACCAGATCATCACGGCCGAGGGGGTCCTGCTGCTGATCTGCGCTGTGGGCCCTGGCCTCCTACTGCTTTTTAGGGTGAGGGGGCATGCGGGGGTGCTGTGGGGGGGGCTAGGGGGGGCTAGGGACTCCCCACCCGTCCCTAACACTACCCCTGCTGCAGAAGCGGTGGGGCCAACGAGCGGCTGCTGCAGATGAAGAAGAGTGCCTATGAGGAGGAGAACCTCTATGAGGTGAGTGGGGGACCCCCATCTcactggggaagggggggctggggagggggcaggcacCCTGCAGCCTGACACTGCCACTACGACCCCCACCCCCGtcatccccctccccagggatTGAACCTGGATGATTGTTCCATGTACGAGGACATCTCGCGGGGCCTGCAGCCCACCTACCAGGACGTGGGCAGCCTGCATGGCGACACCCAGCTAGAGAAGCCCTGAGGGGGAGGGCGTCCCGCTGGACCCTCACCCCCTCTGCATGTGGGTGCCCCCCCCGAAGTCATGGCTTTGCTTCATTAGCACAAGGGTCCCTCTGCACAACCTGCCTCCTGGGGGGCAAGGCCCTCCCAccctaataaaaataattaactgcCTGACTATGACTATGCAATGGGGGGGGCTGTGCGATTGGGAGGGGGCTATGCCATGGAGGGCTAGGTGATGGGGGGGCTGTgccatggggagggggctgtgcaATGGGGGGCTAGgtgatggggagggggctgtgccATGGGGAGGGGGCTATGCTCTGCACCCAGGGAAGCCACCCCCCGCCCCATGCTTCCGTCCTCCCCCCAGCAGGGACATTGATAAAACACGTTGGGCGGATGAACGGCATGGGTTGGGGGGGGGTCAGCTGCCTGTGCTTCCTGCCCGCCGCAGGCAGCGGCACAGCTAGGGGGGTCCTGCTGcagcggggtgtgtgtgtcagtgGGGTGTCTttgttgggggtgtgtgtgtcagtgTGTCCCCCTTCATCTGGCTCCCACTGTGGTGGGCAGGGGTCACCTGGGGGGGTCTTTGGAGAGGAAGGTGTCAGTGTGTCCCCCTTCACCTGGCTCCCACTGTGGTaggtggggggcagctggggggggtctttggggaggggggtgtcaGTGTGTCCCCCTTCACCTGGCTCCCGCTGTGGTGGGGAGTCCTTACTTTGGCTCGGCTGGGGcgtgggtgctgcagggcagtggggggcagctgggggggctgcggtGCCGTGGCTTCGCTGGGTGGGCTTGGTCCTGGGGGTCCCTGTGGGGTGAGAGACCCTCGGTCCTGGGGCTCTGGATCCCCTCAGCACCAAGGCTCCCTGCGCCCTGGATCCCCTCGGTTCTGAGGATCCCTGTGGCCCAGATCCCTTCAGTTCTGAGGCTCTGGATCCCCTCAGCTCTGAGGCTCCCCGCAGCCCAGATCCCCTCAGCACTGAGGCTCCCCTCTGCCCAGATCCCTTCAGTTCTGAGGCTCTGGATCCCCTCAGCTCTGAGGCTCCCCGCAGCCCAGATCCCCTCAGCACTGAGGCTCTGGATCTCTTCAGCGCTGAGGCTCCCTGTGGCCTGGATCCCCTCAGCACTGAGGCTCCCTGCGGCCCGGATCCCCTCAGTTCTGAGGATCCTCTCCGCCCGGATCCCCTCAGCACTGAGGCTCCCTGCGGCCCGGATCCCCTCAGTTCTGAGGATCCTCTCCGCCCGGATCCCCTCAGCACTGAGGCTCCCTGCGGCCTGGATCCCCTCAGCACTGAGGCTCCCTGCGGCCTGGATCCCCTCAGCACTGAGGCTCCCTGCGGCCTGGATCCCCTCAGTTCTGAGGATCCTCTCCGCCCGGATCCCCTCAGCTCTGAGGCTCCCTGCAGCCCGGATCCCCTCAGTTCTGAGGCTCTGGATCCCCTCAGCTCTGAGGCTCCCTGCGGCCCGGATCCCCTCAGCTCTGAGGCTCCCTGCGGCCCGGATCCCCTCCTCCCGCTTTCTCGCCGATTGCCTCACAGGCCGCAGCTCCTCTCCGGCTGCGCGAGCCCTTCCCGCCACCGCGCGCCTCGGCCAATCAGCGCCGGGCTCCTCGAGACCGGGAACCAATCCTCGAGCAGGGCGGAAAAAaaccccgccccccccccccccccccccccgcaacgGCCTTTCCAATGGCCGAGGCGCGAAGCGCGGTCCCGCCCCTCGGCACGCGAAGGGGTGGGGTCTGCGCGACCGGTAGCGAGCGGTGTTCGGAGGTGGGTTGGGGGCGCGGGGGGGTCCGGGGTGTCCTAGGGGGCTAATGGGGGTGTCTGAGGGGAGAAATGGGGGTCCGGGGGGGAGTCTGAGGTGGGAAAAGAGCGTCCTGGGGTGGAAATTGGGTCCTGAGGGGGAAATGGGGGGGTCCGAGGGCGTATCTGAGGGGGGAAATAGGGGTGGTCATGTATTAAATGGGGGTCTGAGAGGGAAATGGGGGTCCGGGGGGGGGTCTGAGGCGGGAAAAGAGCGTCCTGGGGTGGAAGTTGGGTCCTGAGGGGGGCTGAGGAGGAAATGGGGGGGTCCGAGGGCGTATCTGAGGGGGAAATGGGGGGGTCCGAGGGGGTATCTGAGGGGGAAATGGGGGGGTCCGAGGGGGTATCTGAGGGGGAAATGGGGGGGTCCGAGGGGGTATCTGAGGGGGAAATCGGGGTCTTATGTGTTAAATGGGGGTCTGAGAGGGAAATGGgggtccgggggggggggtctgaGGTGGGAAAAGGGTGTCCTGGGGGCAAATGGGGGTTCTGAGGGCGTTCTGAAGGGGAAATGGGGGTCCTGAGGGGGGATCTGAGGGGGAAaaggggtcggggggggggggtgagggggagaTGGGGGCCCTGGAGGGAGGCCTGGGGATATCAGGAGGGGAATGGGGGGGTCCTGGAAGGGAAGTGAAGGGCTCTCAGGGAAAATGGGGTCCCTGGAGCGGGGCTTGGGTATATTGGGGGGAGAatggggggggctgaggggaagATGGGGTCCCAGGGGGGCATGTCCAATTTCCTGGGTGTCCCACAACCTCCACCCTCAGCTTTGCCCCTCATTTTGCCCAAGAAGTCCCttttttttgtggcattttcccagggagcagctggagccATGAgcccccacagcagcagagggaatgtggtcagggatgggggggggccCCACCCACGGGGGGCCCTTCACCCCACCACCAACCCCCCCCGTCTCAAGCGCCGGAAGACCAAACGGGAACGCGATGCGGCCAAATTTGGCAGGAAAATCCCTCCGCCAGGTGGGGGGCAACGGGGGGCCAAGCTGCCCTTCCTGTGGCGGGGGAGGcacccccccgccagccccctcctgctccccaaaaCTGTCGTCATCACCCAGAGCCGCCTGTGCCAGCACCGGGGCTTGTTCAACCATGAGGTGAAATCGGTTGATGTCGAGCGGTTGCTGAGCCCTCAGCAGGATGTGGCCCTCACCAGCAAAACCCCACAGCTGGGAGACCCTTCCCCAGCGCCTGAGGGAGACCTCCCTCCTGCAGAAACACCACTGAGACCCCCCGAGGCACCCCAGAAGAAGGAGGGGCAGCACGCCCGGGAGCTGGCCAGCCGGATTTGTGCCATCCTGGCACGTGTCCCAGTTTTTCTGGGGTGCGATTTGGCGGGCGAGCGGCGCCGGGCCATCATAGCCacgctgctccagcagcaccaaaCCCTCCCTgacctctcctttctcctcgCCCACCGGAATCACGGGGCTGACACCGCAGCCCAAGGTACGCCACACCCCATGGCGGGGCTGGGAGGGTGGCAGTTGCCAGCCCCCTTCCCAAATCTCAGCCCTATCACCCCTCTTGCAGGTCAGTGGAGCCCCCGGACCCCTGAGCAGGAACTGAGCACGGAGCGGGGTGATTTTAGGGAGCAGGAATGCAGGTGGGACACAACACCCCCCTACGCCAGCCCCCTTGGCCCCCTGCAAGCCATCAGGAATGAGGTACGTATCCCAAAATCCTCCTTTTCGCCCCAAAATGGGGACACACGCCCTTCACTGGCCACAACCCCGTGCTTTTCCCTGTCAGACCCTGACCTACCCCACCAGGCCAGCCACCCCCAGGCCCATTTTTGGAAGCGATGCAAAGAAGAAGGAGGTGAGTCAGAAAGTGGGGTGCCAAccccgggggggaggggggggcttgGGGACCCCCGGGGGGGTTTATTTACCCACTGCCTCCCACCAGACACCCTTCTCCTGGACCTCGGGAGGAGAGGACAGCCAGTGCCCTGACAGCCCGGCCGTGCTCTTCCAGCCCCGGGGGGAGCTGCCACCGTCCTGGGGAGCCCCCTGCCAGcgtgggggtccccagccccacggtgggctgctcccctccagctccccccCTGCCTACACCTGTGGAGGTCCTTCCATTGGGCAGTCCCgcacccccccacccgcccccccccggaTGTTTTCGAGGGGGACGCTGGCGAGGGGTGCAGCTGGAGCCACGAGCCAGCTTTCAGCCCGGTAGCACTGGGGCATCGCCGGCCACCTAGTCACTCTGTTACGGCACCGTTTGCACCCCAAAATCTGTACTGCGGGGACagcctgcccccccgcccccccgatTCCTGGAATCCTGAGGATTTATGCTGCTGGAAGTTAGCCTTCGCACCGGGCCAGTCACATGCGAAACACGGAGCACTGCGTTGCCGCCACCACCACCCACTCCGGTTCGACCCACTACGGCGTGACCTCCGCCACTTTGTGCGACCACCGGGACACCCAAGCCccggctcctgctgctggcagcccccacCGGAGCGTGCCCCCTGCCCCGAAACCCACCGGCGGTGGAACTGGGAGGACTGGTGGAATGCTCCGGAGCTGGGGTGTCGGCAGCGccagggggagcagggctggctctggCACATGCCGctctcctgcttccctgcctcggaggtgctggggtgggacGCCCCCCTCCCGCCCAGCCCCaaggcctggggctgcccttACGTGGGGCTGCGCTGAGGGGGGGTCCcccaagcttttttttttctgggggggtgggtgggtgggcgcCCCCCTTTCCCAGGGCGGCCCGGGGCTcaataaaagatgtttttcccaACCGTGGTGTCACTGCTGGTCTGTCCTGGCGCCCCCAGACCCCCCCTGGACCTCCCTGGTATGCTTGGCCCCACAGTGAGGGTGTGCCTGTGCCCAGGAAGGGAAACACGGCTGGCAGTTTGGGGTGAGAAGAGCCATTTCCAGGGCAttttgcagagctgggatgGGAACTGGCGTTTTTGGGGCCAGAAAAGCCCTGAAATTGGggcaaaaaaagccttttccaggACATTTCCTGGTACTGGATTGGGAACCGGTGGTTTTGGGGCgagaaaagccttttccaggGCGTATTGCGGTGCTGGGATGGGAACTGGTGTTTTTGGggcaaaaaaagccctgaaattGGGGCAAAAGAAGCCTTTTCCGGGACATTTCCTGGTACTGGATTGGGAAcggttggttttggggtgagAAACGCCTTTTCCAGGGCATTTTGCAGTGCTGGGATGGGAACTGGTGTTTTTGGGGtgagaaaagccttttccaggtgggttttttttgggggagagGCACTGCCAAAGCTGTTTGCGCCCCGGGCACCGCGCCGGCATTGGGGAGTGGGGGTCTCCCACCCACCCCGAGCGTGAACCCCTCCTAGATgagctgccttccctcccccactccttccttcccctcctcctcctcctgccccggcGCACGCAGGGCAGCCTTGAGCTTGGCCCAGAAGAGCCGCTGCGCCTGGGGCTCGGGCGGCCAGCGCAGGTAGGTGCGCTTGAGCAGCACGCGGCGCATGCGGTGGTAGGCGGAGAGCTCAGCATCGGGAATGGCTTCCAGGAAAACGAGGACCAGGACGTCCCTGAGCTCGTCGAAGAGGCGGTAGCTGGCCAGCTGGATCTCCATGGAGCACCACTCGCTGCGCAGGTAGCTGCGGCTCACCACGCACACCGTCTTGCGGCTGTTGTAGATGCTGTCGACAATGTTGTCGATGATGGCCCTGCCTGGGCTGAAGTCGCGGTGGTGCAGGCAGAGCCGCAAGGAATCGCGCTCCAGCTCCGgcaccagctcccccagcacccacccctcGTCGGCCGAGTTGTAGGAGACGAAGGTGTCATAGGCGTAGCGCCGCTCCTCCCGCTGCCAGCGCCCGTTGGCCCAGGCCCGCAGCAGGTAGAAGTGGTACCGCAGGCGCCAGTAGGCACGGTGGTGCAGCAGCGgcagcgccagcagcagcagcacggccGGGGTGGTGGCGGCAAAGAGGTAAAGCCCCACATCGAGGAAGCAGACGCGGGTGTCGAAGCTGTGCAGGTAGGTGGGTGGCCCCTCACCGGTGCTGGCACCGCCGCAGCTGTAGTTGTAGAGGTAGACCACCTGCACCCGGCTGTGGTTCAACCACCCCGGCAACCAGGCGTTggtgcaggagcagctcagcGGGCACTTGCGCAGATCCAGGTAGCGCAGGGCAGGCAGCATCTCATCCAGCCGCCGGTCCAGCGTGCTGAGCTCGTTCTTGGCCAacttcagctgctccagctggctAAGGTTCCCCAAAACATGGGGGCCCAGGCTGCGCAGACCCACGTTCTCCAAATCCAGGCTGCGCAGGCGGCTCAGGTTCTTGAAGATGCCAGCGGGCAGGTTGCCCATGCCACCGCCGCTGTCGGCCAGTGTCAGGAACTGCAGCTGGGCCAGGTCGTCGAAGGCGTCGGCAGGGATGGCCAGCAGCCCATTCTGTCCCAGGAAGAGGGAACGGAGGGCGGTCAAACCCTGGAAGAAGTGGTGCGGGATGATGCGCAAGCCGTagggctgctgtgcctgcaaCTTGAGGTCATAGAGGCGGTGGAGGTGCCGGAAAGGCGGGCGCTGGCGCGGGCGCCGGCTGATGTACCGCAAGGCGTTGGCACGTAGATCCAGCACCCCCAGCGACGCCTGCATGGGGCGGAACACCTCGGCGCTCACCTCCTGCAAGCGGTTACGGTCCAGGTAGAGGCGCCGCAggtcccccagctccctcagcgcGGTGGCCGCCAGGTGCCGCAGGTTGTTGCCCCCCAGGTCCAACGTCTGCAGGCTGGCCAGCCCGGTGAAGGCCCCGGGGAAGAGGACGGAGATGCGGTTGTTGCGCAGGTTGAGGGTGAGCAGGCGGCCCAGGTCAGAGAAGGAGCCGGCGTAGAGGTCGGTCAGCAGGTTGTTGTCCAGCCGCAGCTCCCGCAActcccgcagcccccccagcgCCCGCTGGTCCAGCCGTGCCAGCCCGTTGACGTCAAGGCGCAGCAGACGCAGGTGCGGCATGTGGGCAAAAGCCTGCGGCCCTACCACCAGGATGCGGTTGAAGCGCAGCGAGATGTTGTGCAGCCGATGCAGGACTGGCGTTtgctggcaggagggcagccAACGCAGCAGGTTGTGCTccaccaccagctcccccagttcccccagttGCTCCTGCCGCAGCAGCCGCCCCATGCAGCCCAGCTGCCGCAGCCGGTTGCCCGACAGATCCAACGTGGCCACGGGTGGGCAGGTGGCCAGCGCGCCGTCCTGCAGCGCCTGCATGCCGTTGTGTCGCAGCCGCAAGTACCGCAGCCGGGGTCCCTTCAAGCGCCGGCACACCTCCTCCAACATCCCGGGCTCCAACCGCAATCCCGAGAAGTCCAAACTCCGCGGCCGCAGGTCGGGCacctccaggagctgcaggacatCCAGCGGGttgcctgccagctgcaggcGGCTGAGGTTGCACAGGCGCAGCTGGGCGAGGGGCGCCACGTCCGAGATGTTGTTGTAGGAGAGGTCGAGCACCcgcagggtgggcagcagcccaggggtCCCGCCAGCCAGTGCCGCCAGCGAGTTGTTGCAGAGGCGCAGGGCGAGCAGCGAGGGCGGCAGTGGGGGGCTCGGCCCCAGCGCTGACACCTTGTTGCCGCACAAGTCCAGTAGCTGCAGGCGAGGAAGGTGCTGGATGGCCACCGCCACCGGCCCCAGGGCAACCAGGCGGCCACCCCGCAGTGACAGGCGGGAGAGGTTGGCTAGCGGCAGCAGAGCGCTGCTGGCCACGCTGGCCAGCGGGTTGTGGTCCAGCCGTAGCCACGAGAGGTTGCCCAGCCCGGTGAAGGCGCCCTCAGTCAAGGCATCCAAGCGGTTGTGGGAGAGGTCGAGGGCacccagtgcccccagcccggcaAACGCCCCCGGGGCCATGGTGGCCAGGCGGTTGTGGGCCAGGTCGAGGGTCTGCAGGAGGGGCAGGCGGGCGAAGGCGGCGGAGGGCAGGTGGTGGAGGGCATTGTGCGAGAGGTTGAGGGCGCTGGTGGCCGCCGGGAGGTCGGCCAGTGCATCGGTCACCGACTGCAGGAAGCGCTGGATGCAGCGGAAGAGCCCGGGGTCCAAGGGCGACTGGATGCAGTTGCGGAAGCCATAGGCTGAGCTTCCCggcacccccagcagcagcggcagcagcaacagcagcgaTGGCAACGGCCACGGTACCTGCAGCGATGGCAGTGGCCgcagtgctggcagtgctggcggcagcagtgctggcagagggAGCAGTGATGGCAGCggcagtgctggcagtgctggcgGCAGCGGCAGTGatggcagtggcagcagtggcGGCAGCCGACGCAGCAACACGGCGGTGGGATGCATCCTGCCCCGTGCCCAGGGGCAGACCCCAACCTGGGTCCACCCGGAGAGGAGGGGgttggggctgctggggggggccACCGAGGTCCCCGCGCAGGCCGGGGGGGTTGTGgaccccctcctctccctctgcgggatcccaccctgctgcccacGTGCCACCTCCCTCTTTTTTAGGTGGTTTGGCCTTTTTGGGGCAGAAAAGGGAAGTTCAGGGATCGATTCGTGTCaccgctgcccccccccgccccactgACATGGGCAGGGGGTGGCCCCTCGCATGCCGGGCATGGGGGTCCCAGGGTTGGCGATGACACAAGGCCACGCAGAGGGGTCCCCTCCCCCTACACCAGAGGCTGCGGACCCCCTGGGGACTGGGATGGCCCTCTGAAACCAgtgcccccctgctccccgTGACCTCACCCGTGTCACCATGTGCGGTtcctgcttccccttccccctcccccccccgcccccacccccacccccacctggTTTTGGTTCTCTATGtggggggggaggctgggggggcactggggggtACTGGGACGGGGGACACTTGGAGGGGGTATACTAGGATGGTCCATGCTCTTGTACTGGGGTGAGGTGCTGGGCTGGACTGGGAGGAAGAGGTCTGGGAGGCTTGGTAGGGGTGTGCACTGGGGTTATACTGGGTGGCGCTGGGTTATACTGGGAAGAGGGTTCTGtgctgcacagggctgcccAGGTTATGCTGGGTTATACTGGGAAGGTGGCACTGGGCTGCTCAGGTTATACTGGGATATACTGCTTTATAGTGGGGAGGGCTCTGTGCTACCCAGGGCTGCCTGCGGTTATACTGCGCTGTACTGGGTTATACTGGGAGGAGTTTGTTGCATTGCCCAGAGCACCTGGTGGTGTACAGGGATGCGTGGGGTAATACTGAGCTATACTGGGTCATACTGGGAGGGGGCGCTGtgctgcacagggctgcccAGGTTATACTGGGCTATACTGGGTTATACTGGGAGGACACAGGCTCCCCCGGGCTGTGTCGCTGCCGGTaccgggggggggcgggcccTGAACGCGCGCGGGGGGCGTGGCGTGGTCGGGGGCGTGGTCGGGGGCGTGGTCGGGGCCGTGGCCGCGCCCGGGAGCGCGCACGGGCCGCGGGCGAtggggctgcggcggcggcggtggggcggggggggggaggtgtgggagggcggggggggggggcgcggccctggggggggtcccggggggccccggctctgctgctgccgctgctgccgctgctgctgctgctgctgctgcccgcgggcggcggcgccaAGTACGTGCGGGGCCGCATCAGCACCAAGGAGGTGAGCGGAGCCCCCCCCGGCACGCGCAGGGACCCCCCGTGCACCGGGACCCCCCCCTCTTTGTGCACCGGGACCCCTCCCAGGAGTGCATCGTCCCCCTTCCCCGTTATGCACCGCGATCCCCTTTTGCAATGGGACTCCCCCGGGATGCAGCGAGACCCCCCCAGGGTGCACCGACGCCCCGTTTTGCACGgagacaccccacccccccccccgggatgCACCGGGACCCCTCCTCCAGTGATGCACCGGGACCCACCCCCAGTGGTGCACCGGCCCCCCCTTTGGCACCGGGACCGCCCCCCCCGGGATGCACCGGGACCCCCTTTTGCACGGAGACACCCCCCCAGGATGCACCGGGACGCTCTTTTGCACCGGGACGCCACCCCCCCCGGCATgaaccgccccccccccctccgtgCCGCGAgacctgccccccccccgtTTCTCTTGGAGGGGCCATGGAAGGCTGCGGGTCCGGGGGGGGACGAATCGGGGGGTCCGCCACCCCtcgctcccccccaccccggggccGCTCGGCTGTTGCCGTGGAAACCCGGCGCAGGGCCGCTGCCATGACAAcggcagggatgcaggggggTCCCTGGGATGCGGGTGCACCCCCAACACCCCCACGTGTGTGTCCCCCCCGGCCCCGTGTCCcgtggggggggggcgggggcctGCTCCCAGCCTTGCCGTGTCACCATGGTTGGATTGGGGGGGTGGGCCGAGGGGGGGGCTCTGGATTccgggggggggtgggtaaTGGGGAGGTTGGAGGTCCCTGAAGGGGTCCCTGGGGGTCtgtgggggtccctggggaggtTGGGAGTCCCTGATGGGGGCCTTGGCGGGCTGCGgagggggggtctgggggttttggggggtcCTTGGGAGGACTTGTGGGTCCTTCAGGGGGGTTgaggggtccctgggggggctgggggggagctaTGGGGGGGCTTGGGGGACCCCTGGGGAGGCTGAAGTTCTTTCTAGGGGTTCGGGTGTCCCt is a window encoding:
- the CD79A gene encoding LOW QUALITY PROTEIN: B-cell antigen receptor complex-associated protein alpha chain (The sequence of the model RefSeq protein was modified relative to this genomic sequence to represent the inferred CDS: deleted 1 base in 1 codon), coding for MGGRGGLGYGATAALRPPAPPSVVTVEGVPTSHTATVGDHLSLECRFRAPPGAQVAWYQVCSHRNCSFPQTLVDPSPGRRRLRIEEGHGTLTFLHLTHNDSGLYYCQVEAGGNTGQSCGTFVWVHDPVAVPFLNIKESTKNQIITAEGVLLLICAVGPGLLLLFRKRWANERLLQMKKSAYEEENLYEGLNLDDCSMYEDISRGLQPTYQDVGSLHGDTQLEKP
- the PRR19 gene encoding proline-rich protein 19, with translation MSPHSSRGNVVRDGGGPHPRGALHPTTNPPRLKRRKTKRERDAAKFGRKIPPPGGGQRGAKLPFLWRGRHPPASPLLLPKTVVITQSRLCQHRGLFNHEVKSVDVERLLSPQQDVALTSKTPQLGDPSPAPEGDLPPAETPLRPPEAPQKKEGQHARELASRICAILARVPVFLGCDLAGERRRAIIATLLQQHQTLPDLSFLLAHRNHGADTAAQGQWSPRTPEQELSTERGDFREQECRWDTTPPYASPLGPLQAIRNETLTYPTRPATPRPIFGSDAKKKETPFSWTSGGEDSQCPDSPAVLFQPRGELPPSWGAPCQRGGPQPHGGLLPSSSPPAYTCGGPSIGQSRTPPPAPPRMFSRGTLARGAAGATSQLSAR
- the LOC121082107 gene encoding toll-like receptor 13; translation: MHPTAVLLRRLPPLLPLPSLPLPPALPALPLPSLLPLPALLPPALPALRPLPSLQVPWPLPSLLLLLPLLLGVPGSSAYGFRNCIQSPLDPGLFRCIQRFLQSVTDALADLPAATSALNLSHNALHHLPSAAFARLPLLQTLDLAHNRLATMAPGAFAGLGALGALDLSHNRLDALTEGAFTGLGNLSWLRLDHNPLASVASSALLPLANLSRLSLRGGRLVALGPVAVAIQHLPRLQLLDLCGNKVSALGPSPPLPPSLLALRLCNNSLAALAGGTPGLLPTLRVLDLSYNNISDVAPLAQLRLCNLSRLQLAGNPLDVLQLLEVPDLRPRSLDFSGLRLEPGMLEEVCRRLKGPRLRYLRLRHNGMQALQDGALATCPPVATLDLSGNRLRQLGCMGRLLRQEQLGELGELVVEHNLLRWLPSCQQTPVLHRLHNISLRFNRILVVGPQAFAHMPHLRLLRLDVNGLARLDQRALGGLRELRELRLDNNLLTDLYAGSFSDLGRLLTLNLRNNRISVLFPGAFTGLASLQTLDLGGNNLRHLAATALRELGDLRRLYLDRNRLQEVSAEVFRPMQASLGVLDLRANALRYISRRPRQRPPFRHLHRLYDLKLQAQQPYGLRIIPHHFFQGLTALRSLFLGQNGLLAIPADAFDDLAQLQFLTLADSGGGMGNLPAGIFKNLSRLRSLDLENVGLRSLGPHVLGNLSQLEQLKLAKNELSTLDRRLDEMLPALRYLDLRKCPLSCSCTNAWLPGWLNHSRVQVVYLYNYSCGGASTGEGPPTYLHSFDTRVCFLDVGLYLFAATTPAVLLLLALPLLHHRAYWRLRYHFYLLRAWANGRWQREERRYAYDTFVSYNSADEGWVLGELVPELERDSLRLCLHHRDFSPGRAIIDNIVDSIYNSRKTVCVVSRSYLRSEWCSMEIQLASYRLFDELRDVLVLVFLEAIPDAELSAYHRMRRVLLKRTYLRWPPEPQAQRLFWAKLKAALRAPGQEEEE